The following are encoded in a window of Sulfitobacter sp. S190 genomic DNA:
- a CDS encoding MurR/RpiR family transcriptional regulator yields the protein MQTVHIKKKIEQASDSFTAGERKLAAAILSDYPYAGLSSIQDLASRSEVSAPSISRFMTKIGLTGYQEFQRSLIAELKDGDRSPVEVHERDRHIEGDFLSDFLAKASAQMAIAGNAITEEQFNRVCALLASTKHSVYVIGGRISDTIAAHLSFHLRQARRGVYHLPSDPETWPEYLLQMKPGDIFFVVDFRRYQTSLAELAALARDERGARVMVMTDKWISPVARHATDVLPVPIESGTLWDTYSSALAITEAIVTRIAEDTWVHTKDRIETWDRLRVTTKDTTE from the coding sequence ATGCAGACAGTGCACATCAAAAAGAAGATAGAACAGGCGTCCGACAGCTTTACCGCGGGCGAACGCAAACTCGCGGCCGCGATCCTGTCGGACTACCCCTACGCCGGTCTGTCCTCGATCCAGGACCTCGCGTCGCGGTCAGAGGTGTCTGCTCCGTCTATTTCTCGGTTCATGACCAAAATCGGGCTGACCGGATATCAGGAATTCCAGCGCTCCTTGATTGCAGAACTCAAAGACGGGGATCGCAGTCCCGTGGAAGTACACGAGCGTGACCGTCACATCGAAGGTGACTTTCTGTCTGACTTTCTGGCCAAGGCCAGCGCGCAGATGGCGATCGCCGGGAATGCCATAACCGAAGAGCAATTCAACCGCGTCTGCGCCCTTCTCGCCAGCACAAAGCACAGCGTTTACGTGATCGGCGGTCGCATCAGCGATACCATTGCGGCGCACCTGTCGTTTCACCTGCGCCAAGCGCGGCGTGGCGTATACCACCTGCCCTCTGATCCCGAAACATGGCCGGAATACCTGTTGCAGATGAAACCGGGCGATATCTTTTTCGTTGTGGATTTCAGACGGTATCAAACCTCGCTAGCGGAGCTTGCGGCACTGGCGCGGGACGAACGCGGTGCGCGCGTGATGGTGATGACAGACAAATGGATTTCGCCCGTCGCGCGCCATGCAACCGACGTTCTGCCTGTGCCGATCGAATCTGGAACTCTATGGGATACCTACTCCTCGGCCCTCGCCATCACCGAAGCCATCGTTACGCGGATTGCTGAAGACACTTGGGTGCATACCAAAGACAGGATTGAAACCTGGGACAGGCTGCGCGTGACAACAAAGGACACGACCGAATGA
- a CDS encoding glutamine synthetase family protein → MTPMPLIFAATCDIAGKMRGKAFPADQLEKRLKRGVGWVPTNVQITCFDGIGDSPFGSLGDLLLIPDPASEVNIAFGDAPPEHFMLGDIVTLEGEPWDFCTRQVLRDALARLHRLSGANLHSAFEHEFQLKGSGLPNQGFGRNAFENQRRMLETLMGALKEAGLSPDSIMKEYGPNQFEVVVAPADGAKSADQAVILRELTRSAALHLGEEATFAPILDPASVGNGVHIHLSFHDDDDVPLTYDENGPCGMSQLTDAFAAGVLKYMPHILALTAPSVVSYERLTPHRWSAAYNNLGFRDREASLRVCPVTAKDPASIAQQFNIEYRAADAAACPHLALAAVVHAGCQGIEDGLTAPEATQEDLSLLSADALAARGYARLPETLEAALDSFAASTTVTGWFPDQFADVYRAHKLAEIAHLADRDIDAKCAAYADTY, encoded by the coding sequence ATGACGCCGATGCCACTGATTTTCGCCGCCACCTGCGACATTGCGGGCAAGATGCGCGGCAAGGCTTTTCCCGCGGACCAGCTGGAAAAGCGCCTGAAGCGCGGTGTCGGTTGGGTGCCGACAAATGTGCAGATCACCTGCTTTGATGGCATCGGTGACAGCCCCTTTGGGTCTTTGGGTGACCTATTGCTGATCCCCGATCCCGCGTCAGAGGTGAACATCGCCTTCGGGGACGCCCCGCCCGAGCACTTCATGCTTGGCGATATCGTAACATTGGAGGGAGAGCCGTGGGACTTCTGCACGCGACAAGTCCTGCGCGACGCACTGGCGCGCTTGCACCGGCTTTCGGGCGCAAACCTGCACTCGGCCTTCGAGCATGAGTTTCAGTTGAAGGGTAGCGGCCTGCCCAATCAAGGATTCGGTCGCAATGCGTTTGAAAACCAAAGAAGGATGCTGGAAACCCTGATGGGCGCGCTGAAGGAAGCGGGTCTTTCCCCCGACAGTATCATGAAAGAATACGGCCCCAATCAGTTCGAAGTCGTGGTCGCCCCCGCGGATGGAGCGAAGTCTGCCGATCAGGCGGTGATCTTGCGCGAATTGACCCGGTCAGCCGCCTTGCATCTGGGTGAGGAGGCGACATTTGCCCCCATCCTTGACCCTGCATCTGTCGGGAACGGGGTACATATCCATCTCAGCTTTCACGATGATGACGATGTGCCGCTGACCTATGACGAAAACGGTCCCTGCGGCATGTCGCAGCTGACGGATGCATTTGCGGCGGGTGTTTTGAAGTACATGCCGCATATCCTGGCCCTGACGGCGCCATCGGTTGTGTCATACGAAAGGCTCACGCCGCATCGTTGGTCCGCCGCCTACAATAACCTCGGCTTTCGCGACCGTGAAGCATCGCTGCGGGTGTGTCCGGTCACGGCAAAAGACCCTGCCTCGATCGCCCAACAGTTCAACATCGAATACCGCGCCGCTGACGCCGCTGCGTGCCCGCATCTGGCCTTGGCCGCAGTGGTTCATGCGGGCTGTCAGGGCATCGAGGATGGATTGACGGCACCTGAGGCAACCCAAGAAGACCTGTCGCTCTTGTCAGCCGATGCGCTGGCTGCGCGCGGATATGCACGGTTGCCGGAAACTCTGGAAGCGGCATTGGACAGTTTTGCTGCCAGTACCACCGTCACGGGATGGTTCCCCGACCAATTCGCCGACGTGTACCGCGCGCATAAACTGGCAGAGATCGCACATCTGGCCGATAGGGACATCGACGCAAAATGTGCGGCCTATGCCGACACCTATTAG
- a CDS encoding carbon-nitrogen hydrolase family protein, which yields MKLALWQTLPQSDIATALQTLGEAAKEAAANGADLLVTPEMYVGGYNIGAANIAAHADQSAQVLDDLKEIARTHDIGLIVGLTLPGQSRPYNACIAVDATGLEVARYHKTHLFGDVDRAQFSQGAALSDVFELNGWNVALAICYDVEFPEVTRALALQGAEIVVTPTANMAPFDSVATRLVPARAEENGLYVAYCNYVGSEGQFTYNGLSCLVGPDGEDRARGADAPTLLYATLDRAALVRARQAQTHLADRRANFYKDIL from the coding sequence ATGAAACTCGCGCTTTGGCAAACCCTGCCACAGTCGGACATTGCGACGGCCCTGCAGACGCTTGGCGAAGCTGCAAAGGAGGCTGCGGCAAACGGGGCTGACCTGTTGGTCACGCCGGAAATGTACGTGGGCGGGTATAACATCGGGGCCGCTAACATCGCGGCACATGCCGATCAGTCGGCGCAGGTGTTGGACGACCTAAAGGAAATCGCTCGCACGCATGACATCGGGCTGATCGTTGGCCTGACCTTGCCGGGGCAGTCGCGCCCTTACAACGCTTGCATCGCCGTTGATGCCACAGGACTGGAAGTTGCGCGCTACCACAAAACGCATCTTTTCGGTGATGTCGATCGCGCACAGTTCAGCCAAGGCGCGGCGTTGTCTGACGTGTTCGAGCTGAACGGCTGGAATGTCGCGCTGGCAATTTGCTATGACGTTGAATTCCCGGAAGTGACACGTGCGCTGGCGCTGCAGGGGGCTGAAATCGTCGTGACGCCCACCGCGAATATGGCGCCGTTCGACAGCGTCGCAACTCGGCTGGTTCCCGCGCGAGCCGAAGAAAACGGGCTTTACGTCGCCTACTGCAACTACGTCGGTTCCGAAGGGCAATTTACCTACAATGGGCTGTCTTGTCTGGTCGGTCCCGATGGCGAAGACCGCGCACGTGGGGCCGACGCACCCACACTGCTTTACGCCACGCTGGATCGTGCCGCGTTGGTGCGTGCGCGACAGGCGCAAACACATTTGGCGGATCGGCGCGCCAATTTTTACAAGGACATCTTATGA
- a CDS encoding NAD(P)/FAD-dependent oxidoreductase — protein sequence MKPVTVFGPDFPFAYDDWITHPNGLGTLPASAHGARVAIIGAGAAGVIAGYELMKLGLHPILFEAGQLGGRLRSQPFEGAEGVIAELGGMRFPVSSTGFYTYVDLLGIESRPFPNPLTPAAGSTVIDLLGQNYYAQTLQDLPPLFQEVATAYDTALEEGANFSALKQAIRDRDIARIKEIWNPLVAAWDERTFYDFVTTSESFQKLSFHHREVFGQVGFGTGGWDSDFPNSMLEILRVNVTECDDHQRYIVGGVEQVPRKLWHHAPDSLTHWPVGTSLSRLNNGATRAGAKRIRRLTTDQIEVTDTWGRAEAFDAVLVTCQTHLLTTQIDTEEDLFAQDLWMALDRTRYMQSAKTFVMVDRPFWKDKHPETGRDTMSMTLTDRMTRGTYLFDNGPDKPSVICLSYAWMTDALKVLPLPVEHRVELALSALSKIYPEVDIRGHIMGDPITVSWEADQNFLGAFKGALPGHYRYNHRMFGHFVQHDMPPSQRGIFIAGDGVSWTPAWVEGAVQTSLNAVAGIIAHFGGTTSADNPSPLDAYETDGPIKLGA from the coding sequence ATGAAGCCTGTCACCGTCTTTGGGCCGGATTTCCCTTTCGCCTACGATGATTGGATCACACACCCGAATGGTCTGGGCACCCTGCCCGCCTCGGCCCATGGAGCGCGGGTTGCCATCATCGGCGCCGGGGCTGCGGGTGTCATCGCCGGCTATGAGCTAATGAAGCTTGGACTGCACCCCATCCTGTTCGAAGCCGGCCAACTCGGCGGACGCCTGCGCTCGCAGCCCTTTGAGGGCGCGGAGGGTGTGATTGCGGAGCTGGGCGGCATGCGCTTTCCCGTGTCCAGCACCGGCTTCTACACTTACGTCGATCTGCTGGGGATCGAGAGCAGGCCTTTTCCCAACCCGCTCACCCCCGCTGCCGGATCAACCGTGATCGACCTTCTGGGGCAAAACTATTACGCGCAAACCCTGCAAGATCTGCCCCCGCTCTTTCAGGAAGTGGCGACCGCCTATGATACCGCATTGGAAGAGGGCGCAAATTTTAGCGCGTTGAAGCAGGCCATACGGGACCGTGATATTGCCCGGATCAAGGAGATCTGGAACCCGCTGGTGGCAGCTTGGGATGAGCGCACGTTCTATGACTTCGTGACCACGTCCGAGTCGTTTCAAAAGCTGTCATTTCATCACCGCGAGGTATTTGGCCAGGTCGGGTTTGGCACGGGTGGCTGGGACAGTGACTTCCCCAACTCCATGCTGGAAATCCTGCGGGTGAACGTGACCGAATGCGACGACCATCAACGCTATATCGTGGGCGGTGTCGAACAGGTACCGCGCAAACTGTGGCACCATGCGCCCGACAGCCTGACCCATTGGCCGGTCGGTACGTCGCTGAGCCGGCTCAACAACGGGGCCACACGCGCAGGTGCCAAACGGATCAGGCGTCTGACGACCGATCAGATCGAAGTGACCGACACATGGGGCCGCGCGGAGGCCTTTGATGCAGTGCTGGTCACCTGCCAGACCCACCTTTTGACCACGCAGATCGACACGGAAGAAGATTTGTTCGCGCAAGACCTCTGGATGGCGCTGGACCGCACGCGATATATGCAATCGGCCAAAACCTTTGTCATGGTTGACCGGCCCTTTTGGAAAGACAAGCACCCTGAAACGGGCCGCGACACGATGTCGATGACGCTGACCGACAGGATGACGCGCGGCACCTACCTGTTCGACAACGGACCCGATAAACCGTCGGTCATATGCCTGAGCTATGCATGGATGACCGATGCGCTGAAGGTGCTTCCCCTGCCCGTCGAGCACCGCGTCGAACTTGCGCTTTCCGCGCTGTCAAAGATCTATCCCGAGGTCGACATCAGAGGTCACATTATGGGCGATCCGATCACCGTCAGCTGGGAGGCCGATCAAAATTTCCTCGGCGCTTTCAAAGGTGCTTTGCCGGGCCATTACCGCTACAATCACCGGATGTTCGGACATTTCGTGCAACATGACATGCCCCCGTCGCAACGCGGCATTTTCATTGCCGGGGACGGCGTCAGCTGGACGCCTGCCTGGGTCGAGGGGGCTGTTCAGACATCTCTTAATGCAGTTGCGGGCATCATCGCACATTTCGGCGGGACCACTTCGGCCGACAACCCGTCGCCTTTGGATGCTTATGAAACCGATGGCCCGATCAAGCTGGGCGCATAA
- a CDS encoding acetamidase/formamidase family protein, with protein MSCNHTIHKHQHHLGWDNTLDPALRVAPGDTIAVETIDASGGQLHARATLDDLKSLDFDKVNPVTGPIFVEGAEPGDTVAITFQAFHASGWGWTANIPGFGLLADEFPDPALHVWTYDTGLSKPAVYAPFGQVALKPFVGTIGLALAEAGQHSVVPPRRVGGNLDIRDNCLGTTLYLPVEVAGGLLSLGDTHAAQGDGEICGTAIESPMDVEIKIDLIKDVKIAFPRLETNGPVTNHTDQQGYRVTTGIGPDLMQSSRDAVRQMIDWICTTAKISPVEAYMLCSVAGDLRISEIVDMPNWVVSFYFPKSVLG; from the coding sequence ATGAGCTGCAATCACACAATCCACAAACACCAACATCATCTGGGGTGGGACAACACGCTAGACCCGGCGCTCCGCGTCGCACCCGGAGACACCATCGCGGTTGAAACCATCGACGCCTCGGGCGGGCAACTGCACGCGCGTGCGACGCTGGATGATCTTAAGTCGTTGGATTTCGACAAGGTAAATCCGGTGACCGGTCCGATCTTTGTCGAGGGTGCGGAACCGGGCGATACCGTCGCGATCACCTTTCAGGCTTTTCATGCATCAGGGTGGGGATGGACCGCGAACATCCCGGGCTTCGGGCTGCTGGCCGACGAATTTCCCGATCCTGCCCTGCATGTCTGGACGTATGATACCGGCCTGTCGAAACCTGCCGTCTATGCGCCCTTTGGGCAAGTGGCACTCAAGCCTTTCGTCGGCACAATAGGGTTGGCGCTGGCCGAGGCCGGCCAGCACAGTGTCGTCCCACCGCGCCGCGTTGGCGGAAACCTCGACATCCGAGACAACTGTCTTGGCACAACGCTTTATCTGCCCGTTGAAGTGGCGGGCGGTCTGTTGTCTTTGGGCGACACGCACGCCGCGCAAGGGGATGGCGAAATCTGCGGCACTGCCATCGAAAGTCCGATGGACGTGGAGATCAAGATCGACCTGATCAAGGACGTAAAGATAGCGTTTCCCCGGCTGGAAACGAATGGTCCGGTGACGAACCACACCGATCAGCAGGGATACCGCGTGACGACAGGCATTGGCCCTGATCTGATGCAATCTTCACGCGACGCGGTGCGGCAAATGATTGACTGGATCTGCACGACTGCAAAAATCTCTCCGGTCGAGGCCTATATGCTGTGCAGCGTTGCGGGCGATTTGCGGATTTCCGAAATCGTCGACATGCCGAATTGGGTGGTAAGCTTTTACTTTCCGAAATCAGTATTGGGTTAG
- a CDS encoding META domain-containing protein — MRAILFAILVGVALGTIGNAGELSGTASYRERIALPAEATFRVVLYDISDNKQIEIGRFEAPGDAGPPYTFTVEYDNAAVVADGLYSVQTEVIWPDRAFVAAGDILDGFPGTIPEIDLVMVRPGFTPAATGLETQSPKARMVGAHGLSLPAVYGGVVDGNAGEETWRLSLGADQTFMLSRTFQTGERDSLGRWAADPTAGTLVMRDGAEMPLVIRRTNAGGLSVIDAHTGEAFSGTLTLSDAEPPTLADMMMGGMMTYMADAAVFEDCVSGATFPVAQERDYLAAERAYLADRAAPGAPLYVMIEGGIQVRPAMEGPDRQMVIVDRFIRTRPGVSCDRQRAEATLQNTYWRIDALTGEPVTMGDGGREPHIVLEASVTGAYRATVGCNRMRGRYILDGNSLTFSPAASTMMACPEPIGALERRLGEVMAEVATYVIEGETLVLRNADGDPLAVLTAVYF; from the coding sequence ATGCGCGCTATACTATTTGCGATTCTGGTGGGGGTAGCCCTTGGTACGATCGGGAACGCCGGTGAACTCAGCGGTACTGCCAGTTACAGAGAACGCATAGCGTTGCCAGCCGAGGCAACATTCCGGGTGGTTCTTTATGACATCTCGGACAACAAGCAGATCGAGATCGGTCGGTTCGAGGCGCCGGGCGACGCCGGGCCGCCTTATACCTTCACCGTTGAGTACGACAATGCCGCTGTCGTAGCAGACGGGCTTTATTCAGTTCAGACCGAGGTGATCTGGCCGGACCGGGCATTTGTTGCAGCGGGCGATATTCTCGATGGTTTTCCGGGTACGATACCGGAAATCGATCTCGTCATGGTCCGCCCCGGGTTTACGCCAGCCGCAACGGGCCTAGAGACACAATCGCCGAAGGCGCGGATGGTTGGCGCGCACGGGTTGTCCCTGCCTGCCGTCTATGGGGGTGTCGTCGATGGAAACGCAGGTGAAGAGACATGGCGCCTTTCGCTTGGCGCAGATCAGACCTTTATGCTGTCTCGGACGTTCCAGACTGGCGAACGCGACAGTCTGGGGCGGTGGGCGGCCGATCCAACTGCGGGTACGCTGGTGATGCGCGACGGGGCCGAAATGCCGCTGGTCATCCGGCGCACCAACGCGGGCGGATTAAGCGTGATTGATGCGCATACCGGCGAAGCGTTCTCGGGCACCCTGACCCTGTCCGATGCCGAGCCTCCGACGCTTGCGGACATGATGATGGGCGGCATGATGACCTATATGGCTGACGCCGCAGTATTCGAGGACTGCGTCAGCGGTGCGACCTTCCCGGTAGCACAAGAGCGCGACTATCTGGCGGCGGAGCGCGCGTATCTTGCGGATCGCGCGGCGCCGGGTGCGCCGCTTTATGTCATGATCGAAGGTGGTATTCAGGTACGTCCGGCAATGGAGGGACCGGATCGTCAGATGGTGATCGTAGATCGTTTCATCCGCACACGCCCCGGTGTGTCCTGTGACCGCCAGCGGGCGGAAGCAACGCTCCAGAACACCTATTGGCGCATTGACGCGTTGACGGGCGAACCCGTGACGATGGGCGATGGTGGGCGAGAACCGCATATCGTATTGGAGGCCTCCGTTACCGGTGCCTATCGCGCGACGGTCGGGTGCAACAGGATGCGCGGCCGCTATATTCTCGACGGTAACTCTCTGACGTTCTCGCCCGCAGCGTCGACGATGATGGCCTGTCCCGAGCCTATCGGTGCTCTTGAACGCAGGCTTGGCGAGGTGATGGCAGAGGTGGCGACCTATGTCATTGAAGGAGAGACGCTTGTTTTGAGGAACGCAGACGGCGATCCGTTGGCAGTGCTCACCGCAGTGTACTTCTGA
- a CDS encoding response regulator codes for MTDAPGKMLIADDNKVNRLLMTRSVELLGHKADVAKNGKVALQMLAQSDYDVLLLDIEMPEMDGFEVLEALNADPALRDIPVIVTSSLEGLENIVRCIELGAADYIPKPVNKVLLNARLGACLERKRLYDEQKRLLRRFATEEVAQDLQTSGFAIGASRTNASILFCDIRNFTVMSENMAPEATIELLNTYYTLMFEAVTSHGGMINLMVGDGLMAIFGAPQPLENAAQCAVSAAQEMLAMIDMLNAERTAAEDPELRVGFGIASGEVVAGYAGTDARATYTCIGKTVNLAARLEAHTKVVDRNVLIDRATYDGLSDPAICTATAPGKFKGFSEETAVFAI; via the coding sequence ATGACTGATGCGCCCGGTAAGATGTTGATTGCAGACGACAACAAAGTGAACCGCCTGTTGATGACCCGCAGTGTCGAGCTGTTGGGGCACAAGGCCGATGTTGCCAAGAACGGCAAAGTCGCGCTGCAAATGCTTGCGCAAAGCGACTACGACGTGCTGCTGCTGGACATCGAAATGCCTGAAATGGACGGGTTTGAGGTGCTTGAGGCGCTCAACGCAGATCCGGCTCTGCGCGACATTCCGGTGATCGTGACGTCCTCGCTGGAGGGTTTGGAGAATATCGTCCGGTGCATTGAATTGGGTGCTGCCGATTACATCCCGAAACCTGTGAACAAGGTGCTGTTAAACGCGCGCCTGGGCGCCTGTCTGGAACGCAAGCGGTTGTATGACGAGCAAAAGCGATTGCTGCGCCGGTTTGCGACAGAGGAGGTTGCGCAGGATTTGCAGACTTCGGGCTTTGCCATCGGGGCGAGCCGGACCAACGCCAGCATCCTGTTCTGCGATATCCGGAACTTTACGGTAATGTCCGAGAATATGGCCCCCGAGGCCACTATTGAGCTTCTGAACACTTACTACACTTTGATGTTCGAGGCCGTGACCAGCCACGGAGGGATGATCAATCTTATGGTCGGCGACGGGTTGATGGCCATCTTTGGCGCACCGCAGCCACTTGAGAATGCTGCACAATGCGCAGTCTCTGCGGCGCAGGAAATGCTGGCGATGATTGATATGCTGAATGCCGAACGCACCGCTGCCGAAGACCCCGAACTGCGCGTCGGTTTCGGGATTGCAAGTGGCGAAGTGGTGGCCGGATATGCAGGCACTGACGCGCGCGCCACCTATACCTGCATCGGAAAAACAGTGAACCTTGCCGCCCGATTGGAGGCCCATACGAAAGTTGTCGACCGAAATGTTCTGATCGACCGCGCAACATATGACGGCCTTTCTGATCCGGCGATTTGCACGGCAACGGCACCGGGAAAGTTCAAAGGCTTTTCAGAGGAAACTGCGGTATTCGCGATCTAA
- a CDS encoding Hpt domain-containing protein: protein MTHDDLIDPSVFADLQDAVGEEFAFELLETFLEDAPNLLNALSASVAAQDADAYRRASHTIKSNAQTFGATALGAKAKDMEVSGEIDGAAAQDLQVLFAETAAAFEAQRDD, encoded by the coding sequence ATGACGCATGATGATCTGATCGACCCATCGGTTTTTGCAGACTTGCAGGACGCCGTGGGAGAGGAGTTCGCCTTTGAGCTGTTGGAAACCTTTCTGGAGGACGCGCCGAACCTGTTGAATGCCCTATCGGCATCTGTCGCCGCACAAGACGCGGATGCCTACCGCCGCGCCAGCCACACGATCAAGTCCAACGCCCAGACATTTGGCGCGACGGCATTGGGTGCCAAAGCGAAAGACATGGAAGTGTCCGGTGAGATTGACGGTGCTGCGGCGCAAGACCTGCAGGTTCTGTTTGCCGAAACCGCCGCGGCATTCGAGGCGCAAAGGGATGACTGA